Proteins encoded in a region of the Planococcus citri chromosome 1, ihPlaCitr1.1, whole genome shotgun sequence genome:
- the LOC135849863 gene encoding mucin-2-like, with protein MVSDESTSVSPDHEMKSTGLLGSKRPTQMDKNKRKKIDKNKRKKTKAPRTKITSSQPPMKDSTTNTFCDTRQFKTSASAHIRAGSMDHQSSPASTIHTLERSPGSSTISEFRKSTYRKTIPTKRMKLSNLTTILMPATIENEFASTRGMNSTTPPIHSTNQNTSALKLNATISTPTFATMGTTTNVNRVLTEFDTTLRPDTTTCRKTTRFLNTSHPGSAITSPTISLTEISTMVSPSTEVNTTIRQVTTTCRKTTKHSNTTNPESTIIPIQSMTQTPTSSEDTTTVPSKLKERIAISLVTTTCRKTTKVFNTTYSAPAIASQSTPTSTKSVSVVPLTAEVTTTAGPVTTKCRKTTRLENAKQSASTAASSHSTTEALAMEPLSTTSITSTSTATFSAMAQSQNHTALATISIEDRLSKDNTTLHSVTSTCRKTTKSMNTTHPASSITSFLPITYTPTSTKNKSIVSSTTKLSTKPHPVKTTCRKTTKILNITHSASTVPLSLSTTRTPYSSKEKSFISFTTELATTARPLKTTCRKTTKLLNITYSALTVPPSLSTTRTLSSSKDKSFVPSATELATTARPLKTTCRKMTKLLNITHSASTVHPSLSTTRTLSSSEDKSFVPSTTDLVTTARPLKTTCRKTTKLLNITHSASTVPPSLSTTQTPSSTEDKSTVPFTTPRPLETTHRKTTKLFNTTHSASTIIFYTTTLTPATLQLNRSTTTPVPTTILAAITKLTTQSSTTKMYNTTVAMPTNTTPSAFKLPSLNATTEQPSTEQSNTTIFEKEVTTMISPMITFNTTIHRQKSTCRKTIRTTTPTYSTTQTSAKKKLNTTTTLMPTTMRTAFNATPATYRKKVTSVSTTSSTSINRVNLTNLTKPQNFTDPSSTSSVAEQPTTTLAAKLKTKLSTMKFSTTRYYPPTTTSRKETTLPSSTAVFSPTVKNISLTSCNITFLPITTRRKTAKTPHSTSMTKQITVHSITSLKTSSLYVPTVSASEKATVNLTTPQPVTTTEISSITTQHTTSTPSTMSIKTASPSTTISTIGLSTTKWTTAQSKTTKEISSPISPMVTTESSPETKAITIGFSTTTSPNRISTTRSSTTTPAETKPHTFRVSATTSPKTTVSTTTVNATELTTPQPKTSKKTPSTISSTIATKMILTTLAKPKNITFVSTFGDILTISGIDLKITSPKTEASTIGFSTNKSTAVTTFAPTTTTSLSKITADTTTFSARSSKPTITPSRTILDKTKAPITNITHTAPQSTKFCMTTNGTGTSAAKSTTTISYSTKSRATTPQPATLQSIREETKTTTAISSSKTKSTYSTVFTKIQTPTTTTYKPTPSSILMQSKLPTRKAIPLITTKTKLPFSPTYKSPKTSSSTFFTTSLIKHTDFTSKPEPTQRTTKSISTPVSTTLSNPPTFTTFWKSIKTESIKPSKITQHFKSTVQPKCHNGTASKPMTENLTNSTLQLIFTNPTTITTLAACFRKSTQPKISDETTSSTPLCDPCKYRDKENAVSKKFEVEIPETQSTSSSLSILPTSTSSVFTLISSQTKTKEISSESESTSTISNFTYPDHRQRPCICISWFVMALIFSVAFLFAWCLLCWQRVLLF; from the coding sequence ATGGTCTCTGATGAATCAACCTCCGTTTCTCCCGATCATGAAATGAAATCAACTGGCTTGTTGGGTAGCAAAAGACCAACGCAAATGGataaaaacaaaaggaaaaaaatcgataaaaacaaaagaaaaaaaaccaaggcACCTCGCACCAAAATTACATCATCGCAACCACCAATGAAGGACTCCACCACAAATACATTTTGTGACACGAGACAGTTCAAAACATCAGCATCAGCCCACATTAGGGCAGGTTCCATGGATCATCAAAGTTCACCTGCATCGACAATACATACACTAGAAAGATCACCAGGCAGTTCTACAATTTCAGAATTCCGTAAATCGACATATAGGAAAACAATTCCAACTAAAAGAATGAAACTTTCTAATCTTACCACAATACTTATGCCTGCCACAATTGAGAATGAGTTCGCAAGTACCAGAGGAATGAACTCTACAACACCACCAATTCACTCGACAAATCAAAATACCAGTGCATTAAAATTGAATGCTACCATTTCCACACCTACATTTGCAACAATGGGAACAACAACCAATGTCAACAGAGTCTTGACAGAATTTGACACAACGCTTCGTCCAGATACTACCACATGTAGAAAGACAACCAGATTTTTGAATACCTCACATCCTGGGTCCGCTATCACATCTCCCACTATTTCTCTCACAGAAATTAGTACCATGGTATCACCTTCAACTGAAGTCAACACAACGATTCGCCAAGTTACAACCACCTGCAGGAAAACAACTAAACATTCAAACACCACCAATCCTGAATCTACGATCATACCTATTCAGTCAATGACCCAAACACCTACTTCCTCAGAAGACACCACTACAGTTCCATCCAAATTGAAAGAGCGTATAGCAATTTCTCTAGTTACAACCACATGCAGAAAGACAACAAAAGTTTTCAACACCACATATTCTGCACCTGCAATTGCTTCTCAATCAACACCCACCTCCACCAAAAGTGTCAGCGTTGTACCATTGACTGCAGAAGTCACCACAACAGCTGGCCCAGTTACAACCAAATGCAGGAAGACAACAAGACTGGAAAATGCCAAGCAATCTGCATCTACAGCAGCATCATCTCATTCAACCACCGAAGCACTTGCAATGGAACCATTGAGTACAACATCAATTACATCTACATCAACAGCTACATTTTCTGCAATGGCTCAATCACAAAATCATACTGCGCTTGCAACAATTTCTATAGAAGACCGTTTATCAAAAGACAACACAACCCTTCACTCAGTTACATCAACATGCAGAAAGACGACAAAATCTATGAATACCACACATCCTGCATCTTCTATCACATCATTTCTCCCAATAACCTACACACCTACCTCCACAAAAAACAAGAGTATTGTATCATCCACAACAAAACTCTCCACAAAACCTCATCCAGTTAAAACCACATGCAGAAAGACaacaaaaattctgaacatcACACATTCTGCATCAACAGTCCCTCTGTCTCTTTCAACAACTCGGACACCCTATTCCTCAAAAGAGAAGAGTTTTATATCATTCACAACAGAACTTGCCACAACAGCTCGTCCGCTTAAAACCACATGCAGAAAAACCACCAAACTTCTCAACATCACATATTCTGCATTGACAGTCCCTCCATCTCTTTCAACAACTCGGACTCTATCTTCTTCAAAAGACAAGAGTTTTGTACCATCAGCAACAGAACTTGCCACAACAGCTCGTCCACTTAAAACCACCTGCAGAAAAATGACCAAACTTCTCAACATCACACATTCTGCATCAACAGTCCATCCATCTCTTTCAACAACTCGGACACTCTCTTCCTCAGAAGACAAGAGTTTTGTACCATCCACAACAGATCTTGTCACAACAGCTCGTCCACTTAAAACCACATGCAGAAAAACGACCAAACTTCTCAACATCACACATTCTGCATCAACAGTCCCTCCATCTCTTTCAACAACTCAGACACCCTCTTCCACAGAAGACAAGAGTACTGTACCATTCACAACACCTCGTCCACTTGAAACCACACACAGAAAAACAACCAAACTTTTTAACACCACACATTCTGCATCAACCATCATATTTTATACAACAACCCTAACACCCGCCACACTACAACTAAATAGGAGCACAACTACACCTGTACCTACCACTATACTCGCTGCAATAACCAAATTAACAACTCAGTCATCCACCACAAAGATGTACAATACAACTGTAGCCATGCCTACTAATACTACACCATCTGCATTCAAACTCCCATCATTAAATGCAACAACAGAACAACCCAGTACGGAGCAATCAAACaccactatttttgaaaaagaagttaCAACGATGATATCACCTATGATAACATTCAACACAACAATTCATCGACAAAAAAGTACATGTAGGAAAACCATTAGGACTACAACACCAACATATTCAACAACCCAAACATCTgcgaaaaagaaattgaatacAACCACAACTCTCATGCCCACTACCATGAGAACTGCATTCAATGCAACTCCTGCCACTTACAGAAAGAAAGTTACTTCTGTCAGCACCACATCTTCAACATCTATCAATAGAGTAAACTTGACTAACTTGACTaaaccacaaaatttcactgaTCCTTCATCAACATCTTCTGTGGCTGAGCAACCTACAACTACTTTGGCAGCAAAACTTAAAACTAAATTATCTACAATGAAATTCAGCACAACTAGATATTATCCACCAACAACCACCAGTAGAAAAGAAACAACTCTACCTTCAAGTACTGCAGTCTTTTCTCCCACAGTCAAGAACATTAGCTTGACTTCATGCAATATAACGTTTCTTCCAATTACAACTCGTAGAAAGACAGCTAAGACTCCACACAGCACATCTATGACAAAACAAATCACAGTTCATTCCATAACTTCTTTGAAAACTTCCAGCTTGTATGTTCCTACTGTATCTGCCTCGGAAAAGGCTACTGTGAATTTAACCACCCCACAACCAGTGACAACCACGGAAATTTCATCTATCACTACACAGCACACTACATCAACCCCTTCCACTATGTCTATAAAAACTGCTTCACCCAGCACAACAATTAGCACTATTGGACTTTCTACCACAAAATGGACTACTGCTCAATCAAAGACAACCAAAGAAATTTCATCACCCATCTCACCCATGGTTACAACTGAGAGTTCACCTGAGACAAAGGCTATAACTATTGGATTTTCTACAACTACTTCACCCAATAGGATTTCTACCACTAGAAGTTCTACAACCACTCCAGCAGAAACAAAACCTCACACCTTCAGGGTTTCTGCAACCACTTCACCCAAAACAACAGTCAGTACTACCACAGTTAATGCAACTGAACTAACCACCCCACAACCTAAGACATCCAAGAAAACACCATCTACCATTTCATCCACAATTGCTACAAAGATGATTCTCACAACTCTGGCCAaaccaaaaaatattacattcgTTTCTACTTTTGGTGATATTTTGACAATCTCTGGCATAGATCTGAAAATTACGTCACCAAAGACTGAGGCTAGTACCATTGGATTTTCTACCAATAAATCAACAGCAGTAACAACATTCGCCCCTACAACAACAACTagtctttcaaaaataactGCTGATACAACAACATTTTCTGCTAGATCTTCTAAACCAACAATTACACCTAGTCGGACCATTCTAGATAAAACCAAAGCTCCAATTACCAACATTACACATACAGCACCTCAATCAACAAAATTCTGCATGACTACAAATGGCACTGGCACATCTGCAGCAAAAAGTACAACAACGATTTCGTATTCAACCAAGTCTCGTGCAACAACACCACAGCCTGCAACATTACAATCAATTCGGGAAGAAACCAAAACGACAACTGCCATTTCCAGCTCTAAAACGAAATCAACCTATAGTACTGTATTCACCAAAATACAGACGCCTACTACCACTACATACAAACCTACTCCATCATCCATTCTGATGCAGTCTAAACTCCCAACGAGAAAGGCAATTCCTTTGATCACTACAAAAACCAAACTACCTTTTTCACCAACATATAAATCACCAAAGACGTCATCGTCAACATTTTTCACCACATCTCTCATCAAACACACCGATTTCACCTCAAAACCAGAACCTACACAACGTACAACTAAGTCAATTTCAACTCCAGTTAGCACAACACTCAGTAATCCTCCTACCTTCACTACATTTTGGAAGTCTATAAAAACAGAATCAATAAAACCTTCGAAAATCACTCAACATTTCAAAAGCACAGTGCAACCAAAATGTCACAATGGCACAGCAAGCAAACCAATGACTGAGAATCTCACCAACTCAACATTACAATTGATATTCACAAATCCCACAACTATAACAACTTTGGCTGCTTGCTTCCGGAAATCAACTCAGCCTAAAATTAGTGATGAGACTACCTCTTCTACACCATTGTGTGACCCTTGTAAATACAGAGATAAAGAGAATGCAGTGTCCAAGAAATTCGAAGTTGAAATACCAGAAACCCAGTCTACATCTAGTTCATTGTCGATTCTACCTACTTCAACATCATCTGTGTTCACATTGATCTCTtctcaaacaaaaacaaaagaaattagTTCTGAATCAGAAAGTACAAGTACAATTTCAAACTTCACTTATCCTGATCATAGACAACGACCGTGCATTTGTATCAGCTGGTTTGTCATGGCCTTAATTTTCAGCGTAGCGTTTCTGTTTGCATGGTGTTTACTGTGTTGGCAACGTGTGCTGCTATTTTAA